Proteins encoded in a region of the Limanda limanda chromosome 17, fLimLim1.1, whole genome shotgun sequence genome:
- the zgc:103625 gene encoding methyltransferase-like 26 B: MLLSPQAERNWEGLCSVLEDVLEDQSDRQLFALELGSGTGQHVIRFAQKMPFVTWQPSDIKEESRDSIKAYIDATHAKTILQPVHLDASEPWEKWAGVPRSCCDLVVAINLLQYSSFKTAQGVFSGAGQILKLNGLLISYGAYAINGTITPSCNEQLDEEIRKMNPEWGLPDMDVLRQLAYGNGMRMERIIEMEEYYKCLIFRKI, encoded by the exons ATGCTGCTGTCTCCTCAGGCAGAGAGGAACTGGGAGGGCCTGTGTTCAGTGCTTGAAGACGTGTTGGAGGACCAGTCGGACAGGCAGCTGTTCGCCCTGGAGCTGGGCTCTGGAACCGGGCAGCATGTCATACGCTTTGCCCAGAAGATGCCCTTTGTCACCTGGCAGCCATCGGACATTAAGGAGGAGTCTCGAGACAG TATCAAGGCCTACATTGATGCGACCCATGCCAAGACCATTCTGCAGCCTGTCCACCTGGACGCCAGCGAACCGTGGGAGAAATGGGCCGGCGTTCCCCGCAGCTGCTGTGACCTTGTTGTTGCCATTAACCTGCTGCAGTACAGCTCCTTCAAAACAGCACAG gGTGTTTTTAGTGGAGCAGGTCAGATCCTCAAACTAAATGGCCTTCTGATATCTTATGGG GCATATGCTATTAATGGCACCATCACACCGAGCTGTAACGAACAACTGGATGAGGAGATTCGAAAAAT GAATCCAGAGTGGGGTCTTCCAGATATGGATGTTCTGAGACAGCTGGCCTATGGGAACGGGATGCGTATGGAGAGGATT ATCGAGATGGAAGAATACTACAAATGCCTCATCTTCagaaaaatttaa
- the btr02 gene encoding bloodthirsty-related gene family, member 2: protein MASTMSLLSEKHFLCSLCRDIFTSPVTIACGHSFCLSCLSHYWARHQSKYCPHCKRVFTDKPDLSVNHILADISDNYRKTRPQQPPDEEMVIDFEQMILERLQKIERLKYSLEVQKGSYLREVRESQRVFSALVYAMEKSHKTVVAAIEDRQRDEEKRVETLVTELEQEIQELRKETTEPDHQNPVIHDQTDDTKQINLKTISLLDMKDWSKVTVDTDPCFGVTRRALSDIVDKMRAEVNRLSKSELKRTEKYTVDVNLSAKTAHPFLSVSEDRKQVRHTDKLQEVPDNPKRFDRVANVLAKESFSSGRCYWEVEVGEKLEWSLGVVKKSINRKGKFTVCPANGFWTLSLRAGGQFVANTSPISPLALEPRPRKVGVFVDYPVGRVSFYCAESGVHIHTFTDTFTDRLHPFFGPGRLHGGKNAAPLIIGSSFCSI from the exons ATGGCCTCTACCATGAGCCTCCTCTCTGAGAAGCACTTCTTGTGCTCCCTGTGCAGAGACATCTTCACCAGCCCGGTGACCATAGCGTGTGGACACAGCTTCTGCTTGTCCTGCCTGAGCCACTACTGGGCCCGACACCAGTCCAAATATTGCCCCCACTGTAAGAGAGTGTTCACTGACAAGCCCGACCTCAGCGTCAACCATATCCTCGCAGACATCTCCGACAACTACAGGAAGACTCGGCCACAGCAACCACCTGATGAGGAAATG GTTATAGATTTCGAGCAGATGATCCTGGAAAGGCTGCAGAAGATAGAAAGGTTGAAATATTCTCTCGAGGTGCAGAAG GGCTCTTACCTGAGGGAGGTgcgagagagtcagagagtcttCTCTGCCCTGGTGTACGCCATGGAGAAGAGCCACAAAACAGTTGTTGCTGCAATCGAGGACCGACAGAGAGACGAGGAGAAGCGTGTGGAGACGCTGGTGacggagctggagcaggagatccaGGAGCTGAGGAAGGAGACCACCGAACCGGACCACCAGAATCCTGTGATCCACGATCAGACTGACGACACAAAGCAAATTAACTTG AAAACTATTTCCCTCCTGGACATGAAGGACTGGTCCAAGGTTACCGTGGATACGGACCCTTGTTTCGGGGTGACCAGACGAGCACTGTCGGACATTGTGGACAAGATGAGAGCAGAAGTCAACAGGCTCTCCAAATCTG AACTAAAAAGAACAGAGAAATACACAG TGGATGTCAATCTGAGCGCCAAGACAGCCCACCCCTTCCTCTCGGTCTCagaagacaggaaacaggtgaggCACACGGACAAGCTCCAGGAGGTGCCAGATAACCCCAAGCGCTTCGACCGTGTGGCTAACGTGCTGGCCAAGGAAAGCTTCAGCAGTGGGAGGTgctactgggaggtggaggtcgGGGAGAAGCTTGAATGGAGCCTGGGCGTCGTCAAAAAGTCCATAAACAGGAAGGGCAAGTTCACCGTCTGCCCTGCGAATGGTTTCTGGACTTTAAGCCTCCGGGCTGGAGGCCAGTTCGTGGCCAACACCTCTCCCATCAGCCCATTGGCTCTGGAGCCCAGGCCCAGGaaggtgggtgtgtttgtggacTACCCAGTGGGCCGCGTGTCCTTCTACTGCGCAGAATCGGGGGTCCACATCCACACCTTCACAGACACCTTCACCGACAGGCTTCATCCCTTCTTCGGCCCCGGTCGCCTGCACGGAGGCAAGAATGCTGCTCCTCTAATCATCGGTTCCAGTTTTTGCAGCATCTGA
- the LOC133023744 gene encoding GTPase IMAP family member 9, with the protein MDKRKKGSPTELRLMVVGSSGHSPFLLTNAILGREVFPKDITSISGSRKNTGELAGRRVAVINGPNIYDKGMSPPKREMELRRSKCLCIPGPHAFLVTFDMDKISPNDEKTQRMMKENFGNHCLRNCMVLLASERNPDALLEDKLQKTDWHLRELIEKYGGRFHVYSKNWRDRSRDRELLQKIERMVASLGGGYFSSRTFQKAEDCVKKEEKKLRKKRSAEIEKAWTEMEKQYIADELYHQKDAYTASVGAEIRAKAEMDNGWLRSSLVRGLGTGFVVGAVMGALVGSIEGPGGMVLYGIIGGAVGGSAGGTAQVAIKHMEDRVTPPARLNFNSIFINRFFTEARP; encoded by the exons ATGGACAAGAGGAAGAAAG GATCTCCCACAGAATTGAGGCTGATGGTGGTCGGGAGCAGTGGACACTCTCCGTTCCTACTGACCAACGCCATACTAGGGAGGGAGGTGTTTCCTAAGGACATCACCAGCATTTCTGGCAGCAGGAAAAACACTGGAGAGCTGGCTGGAAGACGAGTGGCTGTGATCAATGGGCCAAACATCTACGACAAAGGTATGTCTCCGCCCAAGAGGGagatggagctgaggaggtCCAAGTGCTTGTGTATCCCTGGTCCTCACGCCTTCCTTGTTACTTTTGACATGGACAAAATCTCCCCGAATGACGAAAAAACCCAGAgaatgatgaaggaaaactttGGGAATCACTGTCTGAGGAACTGCATGGTCCTCCTGGCTTCTGAAAGAAACCCAGACGCCCTCTTGGAGGACAAGCTACAGAAGACCGACTGGCACCTGAGAGAACTCATCGAGAAGTATGGCGGACGCTTTCACGTTTACAGCAAGAACTGGCGAGACCGCAGCCGGgacagagagctgctgcagaagatAGAGAGGATGGTGGCATCCTTAGGGGGGGGCTACTTCTCCAGCAGAACTTTCCAGAAGGCGGAGGACtgcgtgaagaaggaggagaagaagctccGGAAGAAGAGGTCAGCGGAGATCGAGAAGGCATGGACGGAGATGGAGAAGCAGTACATAGCGGACGAGTTGTATCACCAGAAGGACGCCTACACTGCCAGTGTTGGCGCTGAGATCCGAGCCAAGGCAGAGATGGACAACGGGTGGCTCAGATCCTCCCTGGTCCGAGGGCTGGGGACGGGTTTCGTTGTGGGCGCTGTGATGGGAGCACTGGTCGGGTCTATAGAGGGGCCGGGAGGGATGGTTCTGTACGGGATCATAGGTGGTGCAGTTGGAGGATCAGCTGGAGGAACAGCCCAGGTAGCTATCAAGCATATGGAGGACAGAGTGACTCCACCTGCCAGACTGAACTTTAACTCTATCTTTATCAACCGCTTCTTCACCGAAGCTCGACCATAA
- the hgs gene encoding hepatocyte growth factor-regulated tyrosine kinase substrate isoform X2, producing MGKGGGTFERLIDKATSQLLLETDWESILQICDLIRQGDTQAKYAIGAIKKKLNDKNPHVALYALEVLESVVKNCGQTVHDEVASKQTMEELKDLLKTEPNVRNKILYLIQAWAHAFRNEPKYKVVQDTYQIMKVEGHVFPEFKESDAMFAAERAPDWVDAEECHRCRVQFGVMTRKHHCRACGQIFCGKCSSKYSTIPKFGIEKEVRVCEPCFELLNNHPSLSPPLRKAEVKAPSATGTPELPPEYLTSPLSQQSQMPPKRDEAALQEEEELQLAIALSQSEAEEKERARHKNSYSVYPKADPTPVTSSAPPVSTLYTSPVNSSAPSAEDVDPELARYLNRTYWEKKQEEARKSPTPSAPAPVPLAEPLPAVTQPVETHVPVQPVSIVEPYQNGESEENHEQFVKALQNAVSTFLNRMKSNHMRGRSITNDSAVLSLFQSINNMHPQLLDILNQLDEKRLYYEGLQDKLAQVRDARAALNALRDEHREKLRRAAEESERQRQIQLAQKLEIMRQKKQEYLEMQRQLAIQRLQEQEKERQMRLEQQKHTIQMRAQMPAFSMPYTQMQSLPPNVAGGVVYQPGAPPSYPGTFSPAGSVEGSPMHNMYMNQPGQGAPPQYQAMPGPPTDPNMVNAYMYQPAGTNGQPGPPPGQAPPTTSPPYSNYQPTPTQGYQVPQTQSLPPMAQPAPTNGMSYMGYQPYPMQNMISALPGQDPNMPPQQPYMPGQQPMYQQVAPPGAPQQQQQQVAQQQTPQAVPGSAEAQLISFD from the exons ATGGGGAAAGGCGGAGGCACCTTCGAGAGGCTCATCG ATAAAGCCACcagtcagctgctgctggagaccgACTGGGAATCCATCCTGCAGATCTGTGATCTCATCCGACAAggagacacaca GGCTAAATATGCCATCGGAGCCATTAAGAAGAAGCTGAATGACAAAAATCCACACGTGGCCCTGTACGCACTGGAG GTGCTGGAGTCCGTTGTGAAGAACTGTGGCCAAACAGTCCATGATGAGGTGGCAAGTAAACAAACTATGGAGGAACTGAAGGATCTGCTCAAG ACGGAACCTAATGTCAGAAACAAGATCCTTTACCTGATCCAGGCCTGGGCCCACGCCTTCCGCAATGAACCCAAATACAAGGTGGTTCAAGACACTTATCAGATCATGAAAGTAGAAG GTCATGTGTTCCCTGAGTTTAAGGAGAGTGACGCAATGTTTGCAGCTGAGAGA GCCCCAGACTGGGTGGATGCAGAGGAGTGCCATCGGTGCAGAGTCCAGTTTGGAGTCATGACAAGAAAG CACCACTGTCGAGCCTGTGGCCAGATTTTCTGTGGCAAGTGTTCGTCTAAGTACTCCACCATTCCGAAGTTCGGCATTGAGAAGGAAGTGCGTGTTTGTGAGCCCTGCTTTGAGCTGCTCAACAA ccacccctccctctcccccccactcAGGAAAGCTGAAGTCAAAGCCCCGAGTGCCACAGGAACTCCTGAGCTGCCTCCTGAGTACCTGACCAGCCCTCTGTCCCAGCAGTCGCAG ATGCCACCCAAGAGAGACGAGGCcgccctgcaggaggaggaggagctgcagctggccATCGCCCTGTCCCAGAGTGAGGCCGAGGAGAAGGAGCGTGCG agGCATAAGAACTCGTACTCGGTGTATCCCAAAGCTGACCCCACCCCAGTGACCTCCTCAGCACCACCCGTCAGCACCCTCTACACCTCCCCTGTG AACTCCTCTGCTCCGTCAGCTGAAGATGTCGACCCTGAG CTGGCCCGATACCTGAACAGAACATACTgggagaagaagcaggaagaggCTCGCAAAAGTCCCACCCCATCGGCCCCGGCCCCTGTGCCACTAGCTGAGCCCCTGCCAGCAGTCACTCAGCCGGTAGAGACTCACGTCCCGGTGCAGCCAGTCAGCATAGTGGAG CCGTACCAGAATGGAGAGTCGGAGGAGAACCACGAGCAGTTTGTGAAGGCTCTGCAGAACGCCGTCTCCACTTTCCTTAACCGGATGAAAAGCAACCACATGCGTGGCCGCAGCATCACCAATGACAGCGCCGTGCTCTCCCTCTTCCAGTCCATCAACAACATGCATCCACAGCTCCTGGACATCCTCAACCAGCTGGATGAGAAACGAT TGTACTACGAGGGGCTGCAGGACAAGCTGGCTCAGGTGCGAGACGCCCGGGCCGCTCTCAACGCCCTTCGTGACGAACACAGGGAGAAGCTGCGTCGTGCTGCAGAAGAAtcagagaggcagaggcagatCCAGCTGGCACAAAAACTGGAGATAATGAGGCAGAAAAAACAG GAGTACCTGGAGATGCAGAGACAGCTGGCCATCCAGCGCCtccaggagcaggagaaggagaggcagaTGCGCCTGGAGCAGCAGAAGCACACAATCCAGATGAGAGCCCAGATGCCTGCGTTCTCCATGCCCTACACCCAG ATGCAGTCTTTGCCCCCGAACGTGGCAGGAGGGGTGGTGTACCAGCCTGGAGCCCCCCCCAGCTACCCCGGCACCTTCAGCCCTGCTGGTTCTGTGGAGGGTTCACCAATGCATAACATGTATATGAACCAGCCTGGGCAGGGTGCACCTCCACAGTATCAGGCCATGCCCGGCCCCCCCACAG ATCCAAATATGGTTAACGCGTACATGTACCAGCCTGCCGGCACAAATGGGCAGCCTGGTCCTCCCCCTGGTCAGGCTCCGCCCACTACAAGTCCACCCTACTCCAACTATCAACCCACGCCCACACAGGGCTACCAG GTCCCTCAGACCCAGAGTCTGCCTCCCATGGCCCAGCCTGCACCCACGAATGGTATGAGTTACATGGGCTACCAGCCGTACCCCATGCAGAACATGATTTCAGCATTGCCAGGACAGGACCCCAACATGCCCCCCCAACAGCCATACATGCCAGGCCAGCAGCCCATGTACCAGCAG GTGGCTCCCCCTGGTGCCcctcagcagcaacagcagcaggtgGCGCAGCAGCAGACCCCTCAGGCGGTGCCGGGCAGCGCCGAGGCTCAGCTCATCTCCTTCGactga
- the hgs gene encoding hepatocyte growth factor-regulated tyrosine kinase substrate isoform X1, with amino-acid sequence MGKGGGTFERLIDKATSQLLLETDWESILQICDLIRQGDTQAKYAIGAIKKKLNDKNPHVALYALEVLESVVKNCGQTVHDEVASKQTMEELKDLLKTEPNVRNKILYLIQAWAHAFRNEPKYKVVQDTYQIMKVEGHVFPEFKESDAMFAAERAPDWVDAEECHRCRVQFGVMTRKHHCRACGQIFCGKCSSKYSTIPKFGIEKEVRVCEPCFELLNNHPSLSPPLRKAEVKAPSATGTPELPPEYLTSPLSQQSQMPPKRDEAALQEEEELQLAIALSQSEAEEKERARHKNSYSVYPKADPTPVTSSAPPVSTLYTSPVNSSAPSAEDVDPELARYLNRTYWEKKQEEARKSPTPSAPAPVPLAEPLPAVTQPVETHVPVQPVSIVEQPYQNGESEENHEQFVKALQNAVSTFLNRMKSNHMRGRSITNDSAVLSLFQSINNMHPQLLDILNQLDEKRLYYEGLQDKLAQVRDARAALNALRDEHREKLRRAAEESERQRQIQLAQKLEIMRQKKQEYLEMQRQLAIQRLQEQEKERQMRLEQQKHTIQMRAQMPAFSMPYTQMQSLPPNVAGGVVYQPGAPPSYPGTFSPAGSVEGSPMHNMYMNQPGQGAPPQYQAMPGPPTDPNMVNAYMYQPAGTNGQPGPPPGQAPPTTSPPYSNYQPTPTQGYQVPQTQSLPPMAQPAPTNGMSYMGYQPYPMQNMISALPGQDPNMPPQQPYMPGQQPMYQQVAPPGAPQQQQQQVAQQQTPQAVPGSAEAQLISFD; translated from the exons ATGGGGAAAGGCGGAGGCACCTTCGAGAGGCTCATCG ATAAAGCCACcagtcagctgctgctggagaccgACTGGGAATCCATCCTGCAGATCTGTGATCTCATCCGACAAggagacacaca GGCTAAATATGCCATCGGAGCCATTAAGAAGAAGCTGAATGACAAAAATCCACACGTGGCCCTGTACGCACTGGAG GTGCTGGAGTCCGTTGTGAAGAACTGTGGCCAAACAGTCCATGATGAGGTGGCAAGTAAACAAACTATGGAGGAACTGAAGGATCTGCTCAAG ACGGAACCTAATGTCAGAAACAAGATCCTTTACCTGATCCAGGCCTGGGCCCACGCCTTCCGCAATGAACCCAAATACAAGGTGGTTCAAGACACTTATCAGATCATGAAAGTAGAAG GTCATGTGTTCCCTGAGTTTAAGGAGAGTGACGCAATGTTTGCAGCTGAGAGA GCCCCAGACTGGGTGGATGCAGAGGAGTGCCATCGGTGCAGAGTCCAGTTTGGAGTCATGACAAGAAAG CACCACTGTCGAGCCTGTGGCCAGATTTTCTGTGGCAAGTGTTCGTCTAAGTACTCCACCATTCCGAAGTTCGGCATTGAGAAGGAAGTGCGTGTTTGTGAGCCCTGCTTTGAGCTGCTCAACAA ccacccctccctctcccccccactcAGGAAAGCTGAAGTCAAAGCCCCGAGTGCCACAGGAACTCCTGAGCTGCCTCCTGAGTACCTGACCAGCCCTCTGTCCCAGCAGTCGCAG ATGCCACCCAAGAGAGACGAGGCcgccctgcaggaggaggaggagctgcagctggccATCGCCCTGTCCCAGAGTGAGGCCGAGGAGAAGGAGCGTGCG agGCATAAGAACTCGTACTCGGTGTATCCCAAAGCTGACCCCACCCCAGTGACCTCCTCAGCACCACCCGTCAGCACCCTCTACACCTCCCCTGTG AACTCCTCTGCTCCGTCAGCTGAAGATGTCGACCCTGAG CTGGCCCGATACCTGAACAGAACATACTgggagaagaagcaggaagaggCTCGCAAAAGTCCCACCCCATCGGCCCCGGCCCCTGTGCCACTAGCTGAGCCCCTGCCAGCAGTCACTCAGCCGGTAGAGACTCACGTCCCGGTGCAGCCAGTCAGCATAGTGGAG cAGCCGTACCAGAATGGAGAGTCGGAGGAGAACCACGAGCAGTTTGTGAAGGCTCTGCAGAACGCCGTCTCCACTTTCCTTAACCGGATGAAAAGCAACCACATGCGTGGCCGCAGCATCACCAATGACAGCGCCGTGCTCTCCCTCTTCCAGTCCATCAACAACATGCATCCACAGCTCCTGGACATCCTCAACCAGCTGGATGAGAAACGAT TGTACTACGAGGGGCTGCAGGACAAGCTGGCTCAGGTGCGAGACGCCCGGGCCGCTCTCAACGCCCTTCGTGACGAACACAGGGAGAAGCTGCGTCGTGCTGCAGAAGAAtcagagaggcagaggcagatCCAGCTGGCACAAAAACTGGAGATAATGAGGCAGAAAAAACAG GAGTACCTGGAGATGCAGAGACAGCTGGCCATCCAGCGCCtccaggagcaggagaaggagaggcagaTGCGCCTGGAGCAGCAGAAGCACACAATCCAGATGAGAGCCCAGATGCCTGCGTTCTCCATGCCCTACACCCAG ATGCAGTCTTTGCCCCCGAACGTGGCAGGAGGGGTGGTGTACCAGCCTGGAGCCCCCCCCAGCTACCCCGGCACCTTCAGCCCTGCTGGTTCTGTGGAGGGTTCACCAATGCATAACATGTATATGAACCAGCCTGGGCAGGGTGCACCTCCACAGTATCAGGCCATGCCCGGCCCCCCCACAG ATCCAAATATGGTTAACGCGTACATGTACCAGCCTGCCGGCACAAATGGGCAGCCTGGTCCTCCCCCTGGTCAGGCTCCGCCCACTACAAGTCCACCCTACTCCAACTATCAACCCACGCCCACACAGGGCTACCAG GTCCCTCAGACCCAGAGTCTGCCTCCCATGGCCCAGCCTGCACCCACGAATGGTATGAGTTACATGGGCTACCAGCCGTACCCCATGCAGAACATGATTTCAGCATTGCCAGGACAGGACCCCAACATGCCCCCCCAACAGCCATACATGCCAGGCCAGCAGCCCATGTACCAGCAG GTGGCTCCCCCTGGTGCCcctcagcagcaacagcagcaggtgGCGCAGCAGCAGACCCCTCAGGCGGTGCCGGGCAGCGCCGAGGCTCAGCTCATCTCCTTCGactga
- the cldnk gene encoding claudin k — protein MATTGMQLLGLIMSLVGWVSGAIVCSLPLWRVTAFIGNNIVTAQIIWEGLWMTCIVQSTGQIQCKVYDSLLALPSDMQAARGLTVFSVLLCGLALSLGVLGVKCTKCVGVTSLKARIARISGSLFAIAGFLYLVPVCWTAHSIIRDFYDPHVAAPHKRELGPALYIGWGASALLLIGGSLLYAGSSPPGLPGSPTFSSGESSPRRAPASQKGYV, from the coding sequence atggcaaccacaggCATGCAGCTGCTGGGCCTGATCATGTCCCTTGTGGGCTGGGTGAGTGGGGCGATAGTCTGCTCCCTCCCCCTGTGGAGGGTCACTGCCTTCATCGGTAACAACATCGTGACGGCTCAGATCATCTGGGAAGGTCTCTGGATGACGTGCATCGTGCAGAGCACAGGTCAGATCCAGTGTAAGGTCTACGACAGCTTGCTGGCTCTGCCCAGTGACATGCAGGCCGCCCGGGGTCTCACTGTCTTCTCCGTCCTGCTCTGTGGCCTGGCTCTGTCTCTGGGGGTCCTGGGAGTCAAGTGCACTAAGTGCGTTGGTGTAACCAGCCTCAAAGCCCGCATTGCCCGCATCTCTGGATCCCTCTTTGCCATCGCAGGGTTCCTCTACCTGGTGCCCGTCTGCTGGACTGCTCACTccatcatcagggatttctACGACCCACATGTAGCAGCTCCACACAAGCGAGAGCTGGGCCCTGCCCTTTACATTGGCTGGGGGGCCTCAGCCTTGCTCCTCATCGGAGGATCTCTGCTGTATGCCGGGTCAAGTCCCCCTGGTCTCCCAGGCTCTCCCACTTTCAGCAGTGGAGAAAGTAGTCCCCGCAGGGCCCCTGCCTCACAGAAAGGTTACGTCTAA